DNA from Chryseomicrobium sp. FSL W7-1435:
TTCAAACAAGCGATATAAAAGAAAGCCGTTCGGAGCTAAAATGCTACGCAACACTTCAATGACTGGTAAAATGACATTCTTGCCATCAAAAGAGAACACGAAACTACGGGAAGTTGCAGAATCACTGCTTCCTTGAATAGACCAAGGGCGTTTGTGATATTTAACACTATTAGGATAAATAGTCATATCGATTTCTTGTACACCTTTAGGAACTTGACTAGCCGTAATGATGCCATCAGTATAATAATGTTGGATTGCTAGGCATGGTAATGTACCCCAATCCATTAAAATACCTTCTGTACGACCTTGTGAGCGAAAATAAGCTTTAATCATCATTTTATGATCACATCGGAATGGCTCACCAATCCATATCAGTTGTGCTTTTTCACCTTTTGCAAAAGGCCAAGCAATTTTAACCTGTTGTTTGCTCATAACTTTTCACTTCCTGTTTTGTTCGTAAATATTCTTCCAAATACGGTTTTATTTCATGAAAATGATGTGACTTAACAGCACCAATACGCTGTACCTTCCATAAAACAACTGGTTCTTGCCCCTGTAACATTCGATCAATAATTTTACAAAAACGTCTGATATGGAATTGCTGAGTAGATTCTGTAATTTCAGATAGGAGCTTTTTAGTCTGGGGTAGCTTATCAAGGTGTTTCTCCAAGTTAGATAATATTCCAAGTCGTTTTCCAACAATCGAGATTGTAATCCGAATAGGTTTATCTAGTACGATTAGTTCTTTATAAAGTTTTTTTACTTCAGAGCAGTATTCCCGATCACGTGAGGCCCAATCGACAATTGCTTGATTATTCTTCTTCTCATGAATTTTAGGCAACTGTTCAAACAGCCACTCTTTATCGTGACGATACAAGTAGATATATTCTTTTGGGAAACACTGACGAATTTGAGTTCTTAAATAACTTGGGTATTGCTGCATTCCTTTTAATAATTGTTTTCGATTAGTCAGCAACATCGAAGGGATATCGTTTTCTGATAATCCTTCTATTTTTATCTCTGAAGAAAGATATTTTTTAACCGTTTTCGAATTTACACCAAGCATTTTAGCTAATGTTCTTGTACTGGACGTTCCTTTGGCTTCCAATTCATGTAATTTAGCCTTCCAGACGTCTCCAAATGCTTTTACACGTCCAATACGATATTTATCTTTAGATAATCTATCAGGGCCTTTTCTAGCGTAAATAAAGCCACAAGAGCATTCAAACGTACCAATGGGTGCTTTTGATTTAAAATCCCTCGTAACATTTACTTCAGGAATTACAAATGCCTTATAATGATTAGCTGCTTTATTTAAACAAGGCCATGGACCACTACCGAAAGGACCTATATCAGCTTCACCTTGTAAAAAGGAATCTACATCTTGTTCTAAGAAATAAAGCATAAGCAAATGACGGAAAGGATGCGCATGACGTTTTAGATTGCGTGTAATGACCTTCGGCCAATTGTACTCATTATCAACATCGATTGCTGATTCATACTTAACTAAAAATCCTTTTGGAAACTTTGATTGAAATGCTTTGTATAGCTCCTTTTGCCGAATTCGATTAGAGGTTGTTATTAAATTACGCTCTCGTAAAAGAGCCCGATATTTAAGATTAATAGATCCCCTTGAAAATTGATGTATTGGAACTTGTAGCAGTTGATAAGCCATCTTTGCTAAAGCAATTTGAATGGCTACAAACTCTTTTGGTTCAACTTCTTGAATCTTTGATAAGTTCATTAGCTTTTTATCGAATCGAATAAACTCTATTCGACTCTGCTTTGAAAAATCGACAGGATACTTCTTTAATTTCAATTCATGATGCGCACAGAAATCAATCCCTTGTAGTTGATGCTCACGATGAATATAGGGTTCTCCATGTTGCTCAATATCACTAGCTGCACATTCCGGACAATAATAGAGTCCGTCCTTTTTACAAATACCTCCTGCGACCATTCCAAGTCTTGTATAAAGTCCTTTTCCATCACCTTGAACATCCTGCATAATTTGTCGTTGCTTCTCCTGTGATAGAAAAGGAGCATAGAAAGGATAAATTGTATGCTTGGCTAATAAACTTTCTAACGAATAATGCGTGCCCATCTGTTTAGCGAGAGAATTAAAATGGCTACCAATCTCAACACTCGGAATCACTGAACGACTTTGAAATACTTCTTCTAACGTATCTTTGCAATCAATATTCCCACTGTAAAAGTGATAACGTGCGACCGCCGAATATATCAATTCATCTGGATATGGATCAGTAAAGAATGGCAGCATCTGGTTTCCTCCTAGTAGAATTCCTCCAAAGGATTTTTAATGTATCCATTTGCTTTTAATAATTCATAGGGGTGTTGCTTTTTGTCTAATGCTTGCTTTCTTAGCTTTAGCATTGGTAGAATCTCTGCATTTTTTGCTTTTGCCTTTGCTTTTTGATCTTTCTTTTGTTGATTTAATGCAATCGCCTGCTGAATCACGTCTGATTTAAGTTGATGAAATTTAGTATCAAGTGGATTTTCCTCAACTATTTTTTGTGAGAGCTTTTTAATATCGTTTTCCTTCAAACTATCAAAAATACCAAGAGCTTCCACTTCAACACTTAAGTTCCCAATCATGTCTTGACGTTTATACTCGATTGTATTTTGGCGCTCTTTAAATGCTTCTTGAATACGTCCTGTCATTTCAGTATTTCGCTTGTGATTCAGCATGACTTCATCCAAGTTAATCATAATATCTTCATATTTCATCATATCGGCAAAATTGTTCGTCCGAATAGCTGTCATCATTGGTTGAATCGTTTGCATATCTTCCCTAGCAGTCTTTTTTAATACTTGTGGTGTAATGATTTCTGCCGGGTTGTCCTCATCAAATAATACTCGTTCTTGCGCTAGAATAAATAGGTTCACGGCAACAGCAGTAATCCCTTGGCATTCATTATAAAATGCCTTCTTTGTCTCCTCTGTAAGCTCAGAATGGGTTTTTAAACACTGTAATTCCCAAAGTGTCTCTAGGAAAAACTCCCACTCTTCACTATTTTCGTCCATACGATCCCAAATAATAGCTCCATCACTTGCTGCCCGTCTTGCCTGTCTAAAGTTTCCTTTGAATAATTTTTGTGCTTTAGAAGTGCCGATTAAAACCGTAGGAATGCCAACTGTATTAGACAGTGTTACAAAAAAATTCAACATTTCTTCCTGTTCATTTTTGGAATATAGTAAGTGCTGGATTTCATCAATTACTAGAATACCGATGCCGTACATACTTGCTAACGATGTCATGTGCAATAACATTGTCGATGTCACACGGTTCAAATAGCCGTACTTTTCTAAATATCGAGTGCCTAGTAAATCATCAATTGCTTTGAAAAAGCTTTTGCAAAGTGTAGATAAACTTCCATCATACGGGCAGTCAATTTTAAGCCAAACAATTTGAGTTCGATTAAACGGTTGTCCTTTGTATTCTTCATGCTTGATCACTTGTGGATACATAAGCAAAAGACGTTCAATTGCTGTTGTTTTACCAATTCCAGAAATACCGATAATGGATAAGCTATCGGCAGTTGAACGAATATAATTTAGTCGTTCATCTATATATTTGTGAGCTGTTTCCTCTTCTTCACGCAATTCATGCAACACCCGAACACGCTCTAGAAATGTTCTATCTAATGGATTTCGCGCCAAGTAACCCCTCCGAATCAATGTAGACAATCGACGTTCTACCTCGAAATGAATCGGTAACGGCTGGATAAAATTCCTTACACGTTTTAAGACGTGATAACGAATATTCGTTTCACTTAACTTATCTTGCTCACTAATTCGTGGAGTCACCATAAATCGCTCTAGCACATTATCCTCATTAAATATAGGTGGAAGAGCTTCGATGAAAGGATTATTGGTATATTCATTTAAAAGCTGCTCCTTATAGACCGCTTTCTCAAAATCCCCTTTTAAGACAACCATGTCATTTGTCTTTCCCAAATTCCTCATCTCGCTTCTTCTTTAGTTTTTCCATAAGACGTGAGCCTGATTTCTTAGGTGGTGTTTCATCAATCTTCTCTTTTGTAACAAAGTCGATTACGTCAGCTGCTTCACTAACCTTATTAGGTGATAAATCAAACTTTTCAGCTTCACGATTCAACTGTTTTTCAACATCCTTGTTTTCACGAATAACTGCTATTTTAGCTTTCTTACTAGTTGGCTGATTGAAAGATTCTTTTTTGTTCTTAACGGCTTTTTTTATAATCTCTTCCAATGCTGCATCAGTATTTACCGTAAGCTGAATTTGATTTGTTCGTTCCATTTCTTCTAGTTCATTCCGAAGTTGTTGCTGAAAGACAACTTCTTCCAAGAGGTCACCTTTATATTGCTGACTAGGCTCTAATAAAATACACGTCTCAAAATCTGTTCCGTTATCGTGGGGAATATAGATTTTTTCAATATGACGTGGATCATAAACGATTTCTAGACTTCTATTTTTCAACTTTAAATACCATTGCTCTTCAATAGCTTGACGAGAACCATAAAGAAGATTTTTAAACTTAATTCCAGCTCTTGAAATTGTCGCTTTCCCACGTGGAAGCACGTTCAGACGAAGAATATTTCGATCAACTGTTCTTAACCTTCCTTTGCGATTTTGAATACCCCAATTCCATAAGTTAATCGGCGTTGGCACTAGTCCATCAGCTACCATTTCTTTTTCAACAGGATATTTATCAATGACCTTTTGGTTATGATGAAGCGCCATTGTAATAATTAGAGATGTAAATTCCTTTAAATTTAGCGTAGCATTTAAGCGATAATCCTGATCTCCACGTTCTCGATATTCCTTTTGAATTGCTCCGGGAGCTTTTTGCTTTACCTTCCCATTAAACGTACGGAATTTCCTTTCAACAATCCCTTTCAAATCACCCCTATAAGCCGTAGTATTCTCGATTTTAATGTTAAGATTGTTAATTAAATTCTCTACCGAATAGCCTTCAAACTCACCTCGATCAGCGATAATAATTTCAGGCAAATGATGTGTTGGCCATTGCTCAGGTGCAATATCAATTCCGTACTGATTACAGAACTTTACTTTGTCAGCAACCATATTATCTAAAGCCATCATTGCACCGATCCATGACGGCCCTTCTAGCCCAACATAAAGACCCGTAATAATACGTGAATACACATCAAGTACCGCATAAATAACTGGTCTCCCAATTACTTTATTTACATCAAGCGAACTGACTAAATAAATATCTGCGATAGTTGCGTCAATTTGAAATCTAGTACCGGGACCATTTGTTTCTGATTTAGAATCACTTAAAATCGGACGATGCTTCAGCTCATATTCTTTCGTGCTTTTACGGAATTGAATGTCTTTCTTTGGATCTTCGAATTTCTTAAACCAATAATAAAACTGATGATAGGACGGTATTCGATTTGCTTCCCACACTCGATATTTCATTTCACCTTTTTCTTTATAACGGTCTGAATAGAAATCGCGCAGAATAAAATGATAGACATCTTTTAATGAATAGTTATTTGTCTTACGGTAATATTTGTTAATAGCATGCTCGAACTGTAACTTTATTTCATCTGTTATATTGATACCAGTTTGATAATCTCCACTAGTATTTACTCTTCGTGGACGACCTACTTTAGCATTTGCTAAAGCTTTGGATCTCCCTTTACCACCTGAGTTTGCATAATCCGGTAGCACAGCATTTTTAGTCATACCACGCTGCCAATATCGACTGAGGAGCTTTTTTACCTTAGTAGGTGTCACATTTAACTCTCCTGCAATTTCCTTTATCTTTGTTTCTCTACCATTTCTTTGAAGCAATACATCCATATGTTCCAAACAGTATTTTTGAATAGTATCCCAATCATCTTCGCGCTTTTGAATTTGCACATCTGTTAAGTCACTATCAGCTACAACTCTTGCGAACGGATCTGATATCACTAATAACTCTTTTTGTTCGATTTCTGTAGACAATGTGGCATAAAGCTCTTTTTTTGGCATAGATGTGTGTGCATCAATATCTACAATAAAAACATACGATTCTTCTATTTCAACAACCCGAATCCGTATTGAATCCTTCACATATTGAAACACCTGATTAATATAAATCATCCGTATTTCTCCTTCTTCAGCGTGCTTTCATCAATGGATTTAATATCAATCTGTTGCTCTAAATTTAGTGGCTCAAGCATATCTATAACGATGTTTTTTTGAGCAAGTAAATGATAAAACAGTGTTACACCACTACCAAAAGGTAAATGGGTATCGGTATCAAATTCATTCGTAATTATACGGATACTATTTTTGTTATTTAGTAACCTTTGCATTAAAGATAAGGATAAATCTTCAATATGTTGTGAACTCATTTCCTGAAATACATCATAATCTCGAATATCAAAATGATCATGAATGTAGCTAATGTTTCGTGCCATTGTTTTGGGGATTTCCTCCTCTGTAACAACCACCCAATCAATTTCCTTCCGTTGCCAATACTCTCGTTCAATCTCAAACTTTTCGAGTACTCGTTCCTTCAGTAAATCGTCCTTCATTTTGATTGTACGTGCTACTTCAAACACACCTTGTCCCATATCAACTGTTAATAAAAAATCCGTTGTCATCACAATCGGATCACCAGTTTTAGGATCAGTAGGATGTTTAATACCTAACTCATCTGCAATAACAATGGTTTCTTCTAATGGCAATAAAGGAAATTGTTCTCGAATATCAACAATATGATTTGAATATTCAGTTAAATAGAAGTAATTTTTTTCTAAATCCGATAGAAATTCATGCTGTCTGTTTGTTTTTATTCCTTTTAAACGAGTGGAACGACCCTTTGAAGATACATCTTGAATCTTCAACCAAGGTTTATAATCTACTCCTATACCGGTGCCTCGACCTTGTTTAATCCAATGTTCAATTTCAGATGTTCTTTTTCTTTTCGACATAAAAACACCCCTTTAGATAATCATATCCAAAGGGATAAAACGGTGCAACTTTTTTATAAACGGTATAACTTTATTTTAAACGGTACCTCTTTTTTACAAACGGTACAACTTTATTTCAAATCTACAAGAATCCAAAAGGGGTGAATTTTTCTATTCTACTGTTACAGATTTCGCCAAGTTTCGCGGCTTATCCACATCACAGTCGCGGTGAAGCGCTGCGTAGTAGCTAATCAATTGAAGTGGAATAACAGATACTAAAGGTGTTAGTAAGCTGTGGACATTTGGAATGACAAGTGTATCGCCGTCTTCTTCCATGCCTTCCATTGAGATGATACATGGTTTTGCACCACGTGCCACGACTTCTTTCACGTTTCCGCGAATGTTTAGTGCCACTGGCTTTTGCGTTACTAGAGCGAATACTGGCGTACCGTCTTCGATAAGAGCGATTGTTCCGTGTTTCAACTCACCACCCGCAAAACCTTCTGCTTGGATGTACGAGATTTCTTTTAGCTTCAATGCACCTTCAAGACTTACGAAGAAGTCGACGTTACGGCCGATGAAGAATGCATTGCGTGTTGTTTCTAAGAAATCTTTTGCGATAGCTTCAATTGCTTCTTTCGAGTCAACCATTGCTTGAACTGCGTTTGCGACGATTCCAAGCTCTTTGATCAAGTCGAAGTCCACATCGTTTCCAGCGTGTTTAGCAGCAACTGTAGCTGCTACTGCTAGAACTGCAATCTGTGCAACGTAGGCTTTTGTCGAAGCTACTGCGATTTCAGGACCTGCATGAAGAAGCAATGTGAAGTCTGCTTCACGCGAAAGCGTAGATCCTTGTACGTTCGTAATAGTTAAGGCTTTATGGCCCATCTCTTTGATTTTCACAAGAACTTGGCGCGAGTCAGCTGTTTCACCAGATTGCGTGATGAATACGAAAAGTGGTTTCTCAGAAAGGATTGGCATGTTATAGCCAAACTCACTTGAAATGTGCACTTCTACTGGCTTCTTCGTGATTTTCTCGAAGTATTCTTTTCCAACAAGTCCTGCGTGGTAGCTAGTACCTGCAGCGATGATGTAAAGGCGGTCTGCACCGTTGATAGCCTCTAAGATGTTTGTATCGATGGCAAGCTCGCCTGCTTCGTTCTGGTACGCTTGGATGATTTTACGCATAACAGCTGGCTGCTCATCGATTTCTTTTAACATGTAGTGAGGGTAAGTTCCCTTTTCGATGTCGCTCATATCTAGTTCTGCTTTGTAAGAGTCACGCTCTACAACAGTTCCGTCTAGCTTTTGAATCTCAACAGATTCTTTTTTCACGATTACCATTTCTTGATCGTGAAGCTCTACGTACGTGTCTGTTACTTGAAGCATTGCCATTGCGTCAGAAGCGACAACATTGAAGTCGTCTCCAAGACCAACTAGAAGTGGGCTCTTGTTTTTCGCAACATAGATTGTTTGTGCTTCTTCCGCATCCAAAAGTGCGATTGCGTATGAACCGTGAAGAAGACCTAATGTTTTGCTGAAACCTTCAGCAGTCGTCATACCGTCGTTAACGAATTTTTGAATCAGTTGAACAATAACTTCTGTATCTGTATCTGATTTCATCGTCACGCCTGGTAGATATTCTTTTTGAAGTAAGTGATAGTTCTCAATAACCCCGTTGTGTACAAGTGTAAAACGTTCTTCTGTACTTTGGTGAGGGTGTGCGTTTACTTGGTTTGGTACGCCGTGTGTTGCCCAGCGTGTATGACCGATACCTGTTTTGCCCATCACGTCGTCGATAACTGCTCCACGAAGATCTGCGATACGGCCTTTTTCTTTAAAGACTGTGATCCCTTCTTCGTTACGAACCGCAATACCTGCTGAGTCATAGCCACGGTATTCTAATTTTTCTAAGCCTTTTAATAAAATTTCTTTGGCGTCACGTTCGCCAATATATCCAACAATTCCACACATAATAAATATCCTCCGATTGATAAGTCCATGCAAAAAGAAGCGTCGCTTCGGGCGCTTTTTTTGGATGTCTTTTTTTAGTGTTCGCCTTCTATCCGGTCTGTCTACCAATCGCTTGGCAGGTTTACAGATAGAGTAACAACCGGGCGTAGTGCGGTCGGGAGGCATCCGCCGAATCCTCGATAAACCTCCACCTCGTCTGCTAAGGACAGTGTCGTCCGAGTTCCTTAGCTCTGGCGCTTCAACTTGTTTCCGATTTCTTTACGCGCGTGCTTTCCTCCTTCTGCGCATGTTCCTATGCTTAACAGCATAACCTCCATATCATACAAAAATTAGTGGGTTCCGTCAAATGTAATCTATGTAATAAAAGCCCCTTGATGCTGGGCACCAAGGAGCCGGGATCTCTTATTTCTCAAGAAGTTTCAGCATTTCACGGTTGAATGCTGGAATGTCATCTGGTTGACGGCTTGTCACCAGTTGGTTTTGGCAGACAACAACTTCTGTGTCTTGGACTTTCGCCCCTGCGTATTCCATATCTACTTGAATGGATTTGAAGCCTGTTGCGTCGCGACCTTCAAGTGCTTTTGCCGTAATTAGTAATTGTGGCCCGTGGCAGATAGCGAAGACAGGTTTTTTTGCATCCATGAATTCTTTTGTAAAGTGGACGAAACGATCGTCAGCACGTAATTGGTCAGGTGAGAATCCGCCTGGCAGTAGAAGTGCGTCAAAATCACTTGCGTTCACGTCATCAATTGATTTATCAATTGTAACTTCTGTGTTGTCTTTTTTCCCAGTGACAGTCTTGCCTGCTTCTTTTTCGATTGTGACCACTTCATGGCCCGCATCTTTCAAAGCTTTCGCTGGCTCTGTCCATTCGACGTCTTCAAACATGTTGGTGATTAACGTTGCTACTTTTGCCATTGTATCTCCTCCTAAATGTTTGTACGTAGTATGTATTCCACTCTGGGAAAGAATTAAACATTCGGATTGCGAAGGTTTTTCTAGGAAGGCGGTTGGGTCATTAGGGTTTGTGCCCTTAGCGACTTGTTTTGTGACCTGAGGAACTTGTTTTGTGACTCAAGCGAGCGGTTTTGTTCCCTCAAAATCTCTGTTTGTGCCCCTAGTCGTTTTATGGAAACTAATTACTCAAAACCTTTCTAACAAAACCCCTGAACTACTCAAAACCTTTCCAACAAAAAACGCCCTCCCTCAGGAGGACGTTGCAGCTATTAGTTGTCTAAGCCCATTTCAGCACGAACGACGTCTGCGATACGGTTGACGTAGCTTTCACATGCTTGTTGAGACTCAGCTTCCACCATCACGCGAACAAGTGGCTCTGTTCCAGAAGGACGCACAAGAACGCGGCCGTTGCCGTTCATTTCGTCTTCGACTTCAGAGATCACAGCAGCGACTTTTTCGTTGTCTGTCACAGCGTGCTTGTCTGTTACGCGGATGTTCACGAGTTTTTGCGGGAAGATTTTCATCTCGCCCGCTAAATCTGACAATTTCTTGCCAGTGGCTTTCATGATATTAACAAGTTGAAGGCCCGTTAAGAGACCGTCACCCGTTGTATTGTAATCTAGGAAAATGATATGGCCCGATTGCTCGCCGCCAAGGTTGTATCCACCATTTCTCATTTCTTCTACTACGTAGCGGTCACCAACTGCTGTTTGCACAGACTTTAAGCCGTGATGCTCGATTGCCTTGTAGAAGCCCATGTTGCTCATCACAGTCGATACGACAGTATCTTTGTGTAAGCGGCCTTCCTTCACTAGGTAACGTGCAAGGATGTACATGATCTGATCGCCATCAACCACATGACCTTTTTCATCAATTGCGATGACACGGTCGCCGTCTCCATCAAAAGCAAGGCCGATGTCTGCGCCTTTGTCTTTCACGAATGCACCAAGTGCTTCGGGATGCGTCGAACCGACACCGTCGTTGATGTTTAGTCCATTTGGAGATGCTCCCATTGTTGAGATGTCTGCATCTAAGTCTGCAAAGATGTGAGTAGCATGCGTAGACGTAGCACCATGCGCACAATCAAGTGCTACATGAATACCGACAAAGTTCTCAGTTACAGATTGCTTTAAGAACTGAAGATATTTTTGTCCACCTTCAAAGTAATCAGAAACCGCGCCGACATCGCCACCAGTTGGACGTGGTAATGTATCTTGGTCTTGATCAAGAATAGCTTCAATTTCATTTTCTTGGTCGTCAGAAAGCTTGAAGCCGTCTGAACCAAAGAACTTGATGCCATTGTCTTCAACAGGGTTGTGTGACGCCGAGATCATTACACCTGCGTCTGCACTCATAACACGCGTCAAATAAGCCACTCCAGGAGTGCTCAGTACGCCAAGCGTCATGACTTCAACACCGACCGATAATAGGCCTGCAACTAGCGCAGACTCTAACATATGACCAGATATACGTGTATCACGACCTACGAGTACTTTTGCCTTGCCAGTAGCGCCTTGTGTTAATACGTAGCCACCTACGCGACCTAAACGAAATGCGAATTCTGGTGTTAAGCCTTCATTTGCGACTCCACGAACACCATCTGTACCAAAATATTTTCCCATTATTAATTCTCTCCTTAGTTCATGACAGCCTTACGCTCTCTCGATGATAAGTGTTGCTTGAGAAAGTTCGGCTACCCATGTTGCCGTA
Protein-coding regions in this window:
- a CDS encoding TnsA endonuclease N-terminal domain-containing protein, with product MSKRKRTSEIEHWIKQGRGTGIGVDYKPWLKIQDVSSKGRSTRLKGIKTNRQHEFLSDLEKNYFYLTEYSNHIVDIREQFPLLPLEETIVIADELGIKHPTDPKTGDPIVMTTDFLLTVDMGQGVFEVARTIKMKDDLLKERVLEKFEIEREYWQRKEIDWVVVTEEEIPKTMARNISYIHDHFDIRDYDVFQEMSSQHIEDLSLSLMQRLLNNKNSIRIITNEFDTDTHLPFGSGVTLFYHLLAQKNIVIDMLEPLNLEQQIDIKSIDESTLKKEKYG
- a CDS encoding ATP-binding protein, translated to MRNLGKTNDMVVLKGDFEKAVYKEQLLNEYTNNPFIEALPPIFNEDNVLERFMVTPRISEQDKLSETNIRYHVLKRVRNFIQPLPIHFEVERRLSTLIRRGYLARNPLDRTFLERVRVLHELREEEETAHKYIDERLNYIRSTADSLSIIGISGIGKTTAIERLLLMYPQVIKHEEYKGQPFNRTQIVWLKIDCPYDGSLSTLCKSFFKAIDDLLGTRYLEKYGYLNRVTSTMLLHMTSLASMYGIGILVIDEIQHLLYSKNEQEEMLNFFVTLSNTVGIPTVLIGTSKAQKLFKGNFRQARRAASDGAIIWDRMDENSEEWEFFLETLWELQCLKTHSELTEETKKAFYNECQGITAVAVNLFILAQERVLFDEDNPAEIITPQVLKKTAREDMQTIQPMMTAIRTNNFADMMKYEDIMINLDEVMLNHKRNTEMTGRIQEAFKERQNTIEYKRQDMIGNLSVEVEALGIFDSLKENDIKKLSQKIVEENPLDTKFHQLKSDVIQQAIALNQQKKDQKAKAKAKNAEILPMLKLRKQALDKKQHPYELLKANGYIKNPLEEFY
- a CDS encoding TnsD family transposase, whose translation is MLPFFTDPYPDELIYSAVARYHFYSGNIDCKDTLEEVFQSRSVIPSVEIGSHFNSLAKQMGTHYSLESLLAKHTIYPFYAPFLSQEKQRQIMQDVQGDGKGLYTRLGMVAGGICKKDGLYYCPECAASDIEQHGEPYIHREHQLQGIDFCAHHELKLKKYPVDFSKQSRIEFIRFDKKLMNLSKIQEVEPKEFVAIQIALAKMAYQLLQVPIHQFSRGSINLKYRALLRERNLITTSNRIRQKELYKAFQSKFPKGFLVKYESAIDVDNEYNWPKVITRNLKRHAHPFRHLLMLYFLEQDVDSFLQGEADIGPFGSGPWPCLNKAANHYKAFVIPEVNVTRDFKSKAPIGTFECSCGFIYARKGPDRLSKDKYRIGRVKAFGDVWKAKLHELEAKGTSSTRTLAKMLGVNSKTVKKYLSSEIKIEGLSENDIPSMLLTNRKQLLKGMQQYPSYLRTQIRQCFPKEYIYLYRHDKEWLFEQLPKIHEKKNNQAIVDWASRDREYCSEVKKLYKELIVLDKPIRITISIVGKRLGILSNLEKHLDKLPQTKKLLSEITESTQQFHIRRFCKIIDRMLQGQEPVVLWKVQRIGAVKSHHFHEIKPYLEEYLRTKQEVKSYEQTTG
- the glmS gene encoding glutamine--fructose-6-phosphate transaminase (isomerizing) — encoded protein: MCGIVGYIGERDAKEILLKGLEKLEYRGYDSAGIAVRNEEGITVFKEKGRIADLRGAVIDDVMGKTGIGHTRWATHGVPNQVNAHPHQSTEERFTLVHNGVIENYHLLQKEYLPGVTMKSDTDTEVIVQLIQKFVNDGMTTAEGFSKTLGLLHGSYAIALLDAEEAQTIYVAKNKSPLLVGLGDDFNVVASDAMAMLQVTDTYVELHDQEMVIVKKESVEIQKLDGTVVERDSYKAELDMSDIEKGTYPHYMLKEIDEQPAVMRKIIQAYQNEAGELAIDTNILEAINGADRLYIIAAGTSYHAGLVGKEYFEKITKKPVEVHISSEFGYNMPILSEKPLFVFITQSGETADSRQVLVKIKEMGHKALTITNVQGSTLSREADFTLLLHAGPEIAVASTKAYVAQIAVLAVAATVAAKHAGNDVDFDLIKELGIVANAVQAMVDSKEAIEAIAKDFLETTRNAFFIGRNVDFFVSLEGALKLKEISYIQAEGFAGGELKHGTIALIEDGTPVFALVTQKPVALNIRGNVKEVVARGAKPCIISMEGMEEDGDTLVIPNVHSLLTPLVSVIPLQLISYYAALHRDCDVDKPRNLAKSVTVE
- the glmM gene encoding phosphoglucosamine mutase; translated protein: MGKYFGTDGVRGVANEGLTPEFAFRLGRVGGYVLTQGATGKAKVLVGRDTRISGHMLESALVAGLLSVGVEVMTLGVLSTPGVAYLTRVMSADAGVMISASHNPVEDNGIKFFGSDGFKLSDDQENEIEAILDQDQDTLPRPTGGDVGAVSDYFEGGQKYLQFLKQSVTENFVGIHVALDCAHGATSTHATHIFADLDADISTMGASPNGLNINDGVGSTHPEALGAFVKDKGADIGLAFDGDGDRVIAIDEKGHVVDGDQIMYILARYLVKEGRLHKDTVVSTVMSNMGFYKAIEHHGLKSVQTAVGDRYVVEEMRNGGYNLGGEQSGHIIFLDYNTTGDGLLTGLQLVNIMKATGKKLSDLAGEMKIFPQKLVNIRVTDKHAVTDNEKVAAVISEVEDEMNGNGRVLVRPSGTEPLVRVMVEAESQQACESYVNRIADVVRAEMGLDN
- a CDS encoding Mu transposase C-terminal domain-containing protein, which gives rise to MIYINQVFQYVKDSIRIRVVEIEESYVFIVDIDAHTSMPKKELYATLSTEIEQKELLVISDPFARVVADSDLTDVQIQKREDDWDTIQKYCLEHMDVLLQRNGRETKIKEIAGELNVTPTKVKKLLSRYWQRGMTKNAVLPDYANSGGKGRSKALANAKVGRPRRVNTSGDYQTGINITDEIKLQFEHAINKYYRKTNNYSLKDVYHFILRDFYSDRYKEKGEMKYRVWEANRIPSYHQFYYWFKKFEDPKKDIQFRKSTKEYELKHRPILSDSKSETNGPGTRFQIDATIADIYLVSSLDVNKVIGRPVIYAVLDVYSRIITGLYVGLEGPSWIGAMMALDNMVADKVKFCNQYGIDIAPEQWPTHHLPEIIIADRGEFEGYSVENLINNLNIKIENTTAYRGDLKGIVERKFRTFNGKVKQKAPGAIQKEYRERGDQDYRLNATLNLKEFTSLIITMALHHNQKVIDKYPVEKEMVADGLVPTPINLWNWGIQNRKGRLRTVDRNILRLNVLPRGKATISRAGIKFKNLLYGSRQAIEEQWYLKLKNRSLEIVYDPRHIEKIYIPHDNGTDFETCILLEPSQQYKGDLLEEVVFQQQLRNELEEMERTNQIQLTVNTDAALEEIIKKAVKNKKESFNQPTSKKAKIAVIRENKDVEKQLNREAEKFDLSPNKVSEAADVIDFVTKEKIDETPPKKSGSRLMEKLKKKRDEEFGKDK
- a CDS encoding type 1 glutamine amidotransferase domain-containing protein is translated as MAKVATLITNMFEDVEWTEPAKALKDAGHEVVTIEKEAGKTVTGKKDNTEVTIDKSIDDVNASDFDALLLPGGFSPDQLRADDRFVHFTKEFMDAKKPVFAICHGPQLLITAKALEGRDATGFKSIQVDMEYAGAKVQDTEVVVCQNQLVTSRQPDDIPAFNREMLKLLEK